In the genome of Planctomyces sp. SH-PL62, the window GCCGCCGGACTCCCGACCCGAGAGGCGCTGGACTACTCGAAATCACGAGGCGGGGGGCGGCTGACGATCCACCGGCTGGAGACCTCGCCGCTGCGGTTCTTCGGGACCTGGCTCTACATGCGGAACCTCCGGCGATGGCTGGCGGCGAACCCCGTCGATCTGGCCTACGTCTCGATGCTCAAGCACGACGCCTACGTCGCCGTGGGCGCCGGGCGCGAGCGCGGCTTCCCGGTCGTCCTGCGTCCCGAGGGCGCCGGCGACACCGGCGACGTCGCCTGGCAGGCCCGGGGGAACTTCGGCGCGCGGATCGCCCGTCGCACCAGGGACGCCGACGCCTTCGTCGCCATCTCGAAGGCCGTCCACGACGAGCTGGCCGGGGCCGGATACGACGCGGCGAAGATCCACGACCTGCCCAACGGCGTCCCGATCCCCGCCCGTCCCTGGCAGCGCCGCAAGGGCTGGCAAGAGGCCCCGCACGCGATGTTCGTCGGCCGGCTGGCCCCCGAGAAGGGGCTGACCACGCTGGTCCGGGCGTGGCCCGCCGTCCGGTCGAGCTTCCCGAACGCCCGGCTGACGCTCGTGGGCGAAGGCCCGGAACG includes:
- a CDS encoding glycosyltransferase family 4 protein is translated as MTPPTPPLKLALVSRRYPPLIGGAERVLAYLAEALAREGADVSVLTSAVGEAAGLPTREALDYSKSRGGGRLTIHRLETSPLRFFGTWLYMRNLRRWLAANPVDLAYVSMLKHDAYVAVGAGRERGFPVVLRPEGAGDTGDVAWQARGNFGARIARRTRDADAFVAISKAVHDELAGAGYDAAKIHDLPNGVPIPARPWQRRKGWQEAPHAMFVGRLAPEKGLTTLVRAWPAVRSSFPNARLTLVGEGPERPALERAARDLGLPAGAVSLPGATDDVEAALRAADLFVLPSTEEGMSIALLEAMAIGVPVVATAIPGNRRLIADFKHGRLAPARDVDALARTIVEQWTTFDRAFHMSRAARGRVEQQFSIRAVARGHLQLFQELIARERSG